AGAGTGCAAAACTATGAATCGGATCGTGGTGTCCAACGCGCGTATTTCCAACAACAGCGTCACCGTGTCGGTGATTTATCCCGAGAACGACAACTCGTACTTTCCCACAAACGCGATCGACGGCACGGTGCAGGCATCTTTGTCTTCCAGGCGGACAGgtaaaaagcaaaaagattGTTGTTTGTTACTTGGAAACAACGGTCAACATGTCCAACGTTTTTTGCATTTTAGCGGATGCTGTGTGGAACGAACAGCAGACGCAGCAAGGCGACTGGTTAAATTCGAGAAAAACTCGCGCCACGAACGATGGTGCACGCGCGATGCCATTCGGTTACCACCACAGTTTAGCGGAAAGTAAAAACGATCGAACGCGTTCGAAGGAAACGAATTCAAGTAAGACAGAGAGAAGGGGAATCGGTGCGTAGATTGTCGATGTTGTGGATCCGATGAAAACGAGATATTTTTGCAGACAGCGAGGTATACGGTTCGTTGGAATGCAACGCGAACGACGATTCATCGCGcgataagaaaatagaaaagtcgTCGAAGGAAGATGGCGACCTGATCGCGACGGAGAGCGACGAGAACGAGGTCGGTGGTGTCCGAGCGAGAAACTCGACGGCTCGAAGGGACCAGAGCTTCGGAAAGGGCTACGTTTTTCTCACGGATTATCGTAGTCGATTGAAGCACCGGCTGCTTCTGCAACAGCTCGAAGTACgttgatggaaattttaaCCGAGGAAATTTGACGCAGGAACAGCGTAGCGGGACAAGACGTTTGTCGGTTCGGTTGGTTGCAGGCGGAGGAGAAACGGTTGAAGATCAAAATCGCGGAAATGGCCATTCAGGAGGTGCAGCTGAGGATAAAAGCTTTGAGCGAGGATATGCGACGCACGGAGGAGTTGCATCGGTTGCGTCTAGCGCGCACTGCAGCTGGAAATCGGCAAACGTTCGAGTAGTCAAACCTGCGCAGCATTGCTGAAAAGACAAGAAAAGGTGGAGGGCAAGGTGGCGCGTTCACGTGtgcttcaaattatttttattaatcaccATCATTATCGTGTGTTACGATGTCGTGGTTATTTAGAAAAAACGCCTGGGACCATACAAAATAACAATGCGCTTAGATTTTCGTGGTAACCGAGCAACCTAGCTATATATATCGAGGTCACGATGTTCGTCTCGGTTGCTTCCGTCGTCGATTCGTCGTACGACCGTCCGTATCGTCGACGAACCA
The DNA window shown above is from Bombus pyrosoma isolate SC7728 linkage group LG7, ASM1482585v1, whole genome shotgun sequence and carries:
- the LOC122569032 gene encoding uncharacterized protein LOC122569032, which produces MPRNLSEADRKKNQFDKEERVHLLAIMKQYAPLLDKSASTLARKKIWTTIEDEFKKAGFTRKTSAQLKKYWQNYKYHCKKAMAFGKENKKCIESETSECLEWNRYQVFVENRSPAKFSQIPDVVRSLADHLQRSPTKSGGRFRDKYEDNAATAHHSNNLDAFIDLSRVKMERNDDQASDDSKAEGTNALENVSVKEDINLEERKEILANEDRLVVSTSSSLSSSSSSSSSSSLLSNNATECKTMNRIVVSNARISNNSVTVSVIYPENDNSYFPTNAIDGTVQASLSSRRTADAVWNEQQTQQGDWLNSRKTRATNDGARAMPFGYHHSLAESKNDRTRSKETNSNSEVYGSLECNANDDSSRDKKIEKSSKEDGDLIATESDENEVGGVRARNSTARRDQSFGKGYVFLTDYRSRLKHRLLLQQLEAEEKRLKIKIAEMAIQEVQLRIKALSEDMRRTEELHRLRLARTAAGNRQTFE